The following coding sequences are from one Salvia hispanica cultivar TCC Black 2014 chromosome 3, UniMelb_Shisp_WGS_1.0, whole genome shotgun sequence window:
- the LOC125213348 gene encoding putative gamma-glutamylcyclotransferase At3g02910 encodes MAGGGDELIFVYGTLKRGFYNHSLLEDLIRTGAAAYIGSCTTVEAFPLVCGPHGIPYLVNLPGSGLRVRGELYSVSSVHGLARLDELEGVERGHYERLPVAVAAAEGEELKDAEAYFAHREFGEKLWKRCGEVGLSEYGVDLGEKYVRREDRPNHQSFLDDIHKFILEGTSSPSS; translated from the coding sequence ATGGCGGGTGGAGGAGATGAGCTGATCTTCGTCTATGGCACTCTCAAGCGGGGCTTCTACAACCACTCGCTGCTCGAAGACCTTATCCGAACGGGCGCCGCCGCCTACATCGGCTCCTGCACCACCGTCGAAGCTTTTCCACTGGTCTGCGGGCCCCACGGCATCCCCTATTTAGTCAATCTGCCCGGGTCGGGTCTCCGGGTCCGGGGCGAGCTCTACTCCGTGTCTTCCGTCCATGGGCTAGCCCGCCTGGATGAGCTTGAGGGCGTGGAGCGGGGCCATTACGAGAGACTGCCGGTGGCTGTAGCTGCTGCTGaaggagaagaattgaaggaTGCGGAGGCATATTTTGCGCATAGGGAATTTGGGGAAAAGCTGTGGAAGAGGTGTGGAGAGGTTGGATTGAGTGAGTATGGTGTGGATTTGGGGGAAAAGTATGTGAGGAGGGAGGATCGGCCAAATCATCAGTCCTTCCTTGATGATATTCACAAATTCATTTTGGAGGGCACTTCATCTCCTTCTTCATGA